TTTGTACAGCGAAATCCGAAGCCCTGCCCGGTGCTTGACATAACCGAAGCCGGGAACCCGGACCCAAAAAAAGCAGCACCGGGGGCAGACATAAGGACGGATATTCCCCTGTACAGGGTTTATAAAAAGGGAGAACTTGTAGACGAACCTACGGATATTCTGAGCTACTGGAGGGAAGATTTGGTTGCGTTTTTGCTGGGCTGCAGTTTCACCTTCGAGAAAGGGCTTCAAAAAGCAGGCATCCCTGTACGGCATATAGAGGAAGGGTGTAACGTTCCCATGTACATAACCAATATTGAATGCATGAAAGGCGGGATATTCCAGGGACCCATGGTAGTAAGCATGAGACCCATTCCAGGGAGATTAATCCCCGAAGCCGTTAGGTGTACTTCCAGGTATCCTGCAGTTCACGGAACTCCTGTTCACGTAGGAGCCCCAGAGGAAATTGGGATTAAAGATATAGACAAGCCCGATTTCGGGGACAGGGTAACAATAAAAAAAGGTGAGATACCGGTTTTCTGGGCCTGCGGGGTTACTCCCCAGGCTGTTGCAATGAAGGTTAAACCTGAACTGATGATTACCCATTCTCCGGGACATATGTTCATAACAGACATCAGGGAAGAGGAACTTGAAATTTAGCCTAACAAGCAACCTTATTTTGGCGCAATAAGACATAGAATCTTTACCTCCACCCTTTGGCTGTACAGGAAAAATGGGGAGATGCCAGGGAACTCCCAAATTCTAGGCTGGATACAATACTTTCAATAGGCATGGGAGGTATCATTTCAGCAGCAATAATTATTACGGCAGCTGCCGCTTTCCACGGTACAGGTTTCAAACCTGCGAATGCCGGAGAAATGCCAGTTCAGCTGGAACCATTGCTGGGTTCATGGGCTAAATGGTTCTTTGCAATAGGATTGTTATCGGCGGGTTTCTTATCGGCTATTACTGCTCCCCTATTATTGAATATTAAAACCAATTATTAGATAATGGATATGGAGGAGCAAAATTTGGAAATATACGTTGTGCATGTTATTTATGTATTAATTAAAATGGAGGTGTTGCAGGTGGCAAGGGTAGACATCAACAGCGATCTGGGAGAAAGTTTTGGCAGCTACAAAATAGGGAACGATGAAGAAGTTTTGAAGTATGTCACTTCAGCCAATATTGCATGCGGGTTTCACGCAGGCGACCCCCTTGTAATGGAAAAGACGGTAAAAACGGCCTTGGAGAACGGTGTTGCTGTAGGGGCGCATCCCGGCTTTCCGGACCTTATGGGGTTCGGTAGGCGCAATATGAGCGTGACCCCGGAAGAAGCAAGAGCTTATATAATTTACCAGGTAGGTGCCCTGAACGGCTTTATAAAAGCTTGTGGCGGGAAAATGCAGCATGTAAAACCCCACGGCGCACTTTACAACATGACAGCCAAGGATTACAGGCTGGCAAGGGCAATAGCCGAGGGCGTTTATTCGGTTGACAGCGAACTTATACTGATGGGTCTGGCAGGGTCCCAGCTGATAAAGGCAGGGCAGGATGTAGGCCTGGCTACTGCAAGCGAAGTTTTTGCAGATAGGGCCTACACAAGCGAGGGAGCCCTGGTTCCAAGGGGCACGCCGGGCGCAGTAATACACGATAGTGAGCTTGTAATTAAAAGGGTACTTAGGATGGTATCTGAAGGAAGAGTACAGTCTTTGGATGGTAATGACATTGAGATTAAGGCAGATACCATATGCATACATGGCGATAACAAGGAAGCTGTAGTGTTTGCCGCAAGCATAAGGGATGCTCTTTTGAAGGCAGGGGTAGAACTCAAGTCATTGAATCAGAGGTGATGGCTTATGTGCCAAAATGCAAGATATTTTCCTGCAGGCGATAGCGCCCTGATTATGGAACTGGGAAACGAGATTAGCCCGGCTATTAACAGCAGGATAAGGGAAATAGCATATATGCTGGAAAATGAAAATATTAAAGGCATCGTAGAAACGGTGCCAACCTACCGTTCAATAATGGTGGTATATGACCCCATGCTGCTGGATTACAGCAGCTTGATAGAAAGGTTGAAATACCTGGAAAGTCAGAGGGGGAAAACAGACATACCCCCTGCAATGGTAACAGAGATACCGACCGTTTATGGTGGAGAATACGGGCCGGATATTGAGTTTGTTGCTTCGCATAATGGTGTGACTGTGGAGGACGTTGTACAAATACACTGCAGTACAAACTACTTGATATACATGTTGGGTTTTACACCGGGTTTTCCCTACCTTGGAGGCATGTCAGAGAGGATAGCTGCCCCCAGGCTTGAAGTTCCCAGGGAAAGGATTACTGCAGGAAGCGTCGGCATAGCGGGAAAGCAGACCGGTATATATCCGATTAACAGTCCGGGAGGTTGGAGGATTATTGGCCGGACACCCCTAAAGCTTTTTGACCCCGGAAGAAAAGAACCTGTTTTGCTGAAGGCGGGCAACTACATAAGGTTTGTACCGGTTGAGGTTGAAGAATTCAAGCGAATTGAGGCGGAAGTTGAAGAAAGTAGATACTGCGCCAGGACTTATCCGCTGGAAGAAGGTGAGGACGATGACTTTTAAAATGGTTGTAGAAAATCCCGGGTTTCTCACAACAGTACAGGATTTGGGGCGTTATGGGTACCAGCAATTCGGGATGCCAGTGGCAGGGGCCATGGATGATTATGCCCTGCAGGCAGCTAATCTGCTGGTAGGCAATCCAAGGGGTGAAGCAGGGCTGGAGATCACATACTCCGGTTTTTCCACAAGGTTTGAGGGGAGAGGCAGGGTAGCCGTAACGGGAGCAGACCTTGGAGCAAAGCTGAATGGAAGGCCACTGGAGCCCTGGCAGTCGGTGGTAGTGGAAGACGGTGATATGATAGTTTTTACTGCTGTCAAAAAAGGATGCCGGGCCTATATGGCTCTTGAAGGCGGTGTAAGCGTACCCGAAGTTATGGGCAGCAAATCTACTTATATAAAGGCTGAAATCGGCGGGTACAACGGAAGGAAACTCGTAAAAGGGGATGTTTTGGAAAGCGGAGATAAGGGACATATTAACTTTGAAGGGAGCATCAGGGTACCTGACGAATTCCTGCCGCAGTACAGCGGTGATGTTAATGTAAGGCTTGTCATGGGTCCGCAAGACGACTGCTTTCCGCCGGAAGAAATCGAGAAGTTTTTAAACTCCAAATATGCTGTTACCAACCAGTGCGACAGGATGGGCTACAGGCTGGAAGGTCCAGCAATAAAGCACTCATCCGGTCCGGATATTATCTCGGATGGCATAGCGCTAGGTGCAATACAGGTACCGGGACACGGCCGACCGATAATAATGATGCGAGACCGCCAGACTACAGGAGGATATACAAAAATAGCCAATGTAATATCTGTAGATATCCCATTGCTTGCCCAGTTAAAACCCGGGGACAGGGTTTCCTTTACAAGGGTTAGCGTAGAAGAGGCACAAGCCCTTTTCAGGGAAAGGGAAGAACTCTTAAAAAGGCTTGAGGATTATCTAAGGAGTAAGGACAAATTTTTTAATTACTGTGTTAAGATTAGGGATAGAGAATTCAGGATAAGCGTGCAAAGGTTATTATGAAAAGCCGGGTGTCTTCCCGGCTTAGCTAAATTCAACTTATTTTGGTTGTTTTTGTTCGTCCGGATTATTTTTGTTTCC
The window above is part of the Bacillota bacterium genome. Proteins encoded here:
- a CDS encoding putative hydro-lyase, translating into FVQRNPKPCPVLDITEAGNPDPKKAAPGADIRTDIPLYRVYKKGELVDEPTDILSYWREDLVAFLLGCSFTFEKGLQKAGIPVRHIEEGCNVPMYITNIECMKGGIFQGPMVVSMRPIPGRLIPEAVRCTSRYPAVHGTPVHVGAPEEIGIKDIDKPDFGDRVTIKKGEIPVFWACGVTPQAVAMKVKPELMITHSPGHMFITDIREEELEI
- a CDS encoding divalent metal cation transporter; protein product: MAVQEKWGDARELPNSRLDTILSIGMGGIISAAIIITAAAAFHGTGFKPANAGEMPVQLEPLLGSWAKWFFAIGLLSAGFLSAITAPLLLNIKTNY
- a CDS encoding LamB/YcsF family protein; its protein translation is MARVDINSDLGESFGSYKIGNDEEVLKYVTSANIACGFHAGDPLVMEKTVKTALENGVAVGAHPGFPDLMGFGRRNMSVTPEEARAYIIYQVGALNGFIKACGGKMQHVKPHGALYNMTAKDYRLARAIAEGVYSVDSELILMGLAGSQLIKAGQDVGLATASEVFADRAYTSEGALVPRGTPGAVIHDSELVIKRVLRMVSEGRVQSLDGNDIEIKADTICIHGDNKEAVVFAASIRDALLKAGVELKSLNQR
- the pxpB gene encoding 5-oxoprolinase subunit PxpB, translated to MCQNARYFPAGDSALIMELGNEISPAINSRIREIAYMLENENIKGIVETVPTYRSIMVVYDPMLLDYSSLIERLKYLESQRGKTDIPPAMVTEIPTVYGGEYGPDIEFVASHNGVTVEDVVQIHCSTNYLIYMLGFTPGFPYLGGMSERIAAPRLEVPRERITAGSVGIAGKQTGIYPINSPGGWRIIGRTPLKLFDPGRKEPVLLKAGNYIRFVPVEVEEFKRIEAEVEESRYCARTYPLEEGEDDDF
- a CDS encoding biotin-dependent carboxyltransferase, with the protein product MTFKMVVENPGFLTTVQDLGRYGYQQFGMPVAGAMDDYALQAANLLVGNPRGEAGLEITYSGFSTRFEGRGRVAVTGADLGAKLNGRPLEPWQSVVVEDGDMIVFTAVKKGCRAYMALEGGVSVPEVMGSKSTYIKAEIGGYNGRKLVKGDVLESGDKGHINFEGSIRVPDEFLPQYSGDVNVRLVMGPQDDCFPPEEIEKFLNSKYAVTNQCDRMGYRLEGPAIKHSSGPDIISDGIALGAIQVPGHGRPIIMMRDRQTTGGYTKIANVISVDIPLLAQLKPGDRVSFTRVSVEEAQALFREREELLKRLEDYLRSKDKFFNYCVKIRDREFRISVQRLL